The Candidatus Wallbacteria bacterium sequence TCTCAGGGTATATTTTCCAGCCGGCAGATTTTCAAACAGATAATTTCCGACTGAATTTGTGACTGTCGTAAATTGAGGCAGTTCCTTTACAGTCACTTCCACGCTGGAAAGTGGGGACAGATTCTGGCTTCTGACCTCTCCGGCGATCGCACCGAAAATGCTCTGTGAAGCGATCTTTTCCAGAACAATCTCACCCAGGTCTTTAGTTTTGTTCTTTTCAATCAGCACAACCTGCTTGTAGGTTTCAAAACCATATTCCTTGACCGTGATCTCATAGGTGCCTGGCTGCAGGGAATCGAAAGTGAACTTGCCGCTGTCGTTTGAGAGCACGAAATTCTGATTCGTGAGATAGCAGATCACCCCGCCTGAATTGGATTCGCCCTGTAAAATCACTTTTCCGGTCAGAGTGCCGGGTGATTCCAGTGCTACATTCACTGTTGAGACCTGATCAGGCTTCACGTCCACATTAGGAGTGGCATTCTGTACATATTTTGGTTTGTATGCCTTGACCAGATATGTGCCGGACGGAACCTTGGAGATCGTGAAATTCCCGTCAGTGTTGGTATTGGCCTGGAGTGTGCTAGTGGCAGAGGCAGAGGCCATTTTTTTCTGCAGATTCGCCTTGAAAGACGGACTGCGGCGCGCAGCCCTTTCGTAGCGTTCTGCTGCAGCCAGTACCTGCCCGGAATCCGCCTCCGGATCAAGGGTAATCACGATATTGCTGTAATCAGAACCACCGTTGGTCACAGTGGCTCTGCCGGCCACGACACCATTACCCACCAGAGTTCCGTTCAAAGTGCTGCTCCCGCCTGAGCAGCCGATGAATACGCTCAGAAGAAAGAGCAGAAAGGTCATTATCAGTCGTTTTACCAGGGTCATACGCATACTCCTTCTTTGTTTATTTTTTAATTCTTTTCTTGGCTTCTTTAATATTTTCTTCTGCCTGCTTGGATTCGAAACTTCCGGGAGCCATCTTGATCACCCGTTCCCATTCTTTGACGGCTTCGTCATACAGGCCGCGGTTAAAATACATTTCCCCCAACACTCCGTAAGCTCTGGACATCGTGGAATCAATTTTTGTCACTCCGGCGTCTTCTTTCCATTTGTCGTTCTCTACGACTGAATATGGCTGCATCACCACGTTCATTCCGATGCTGTCGTAGTCAGTGATGTATTCCCGCTTGAGATCCGGATTTATTTCCACGGCTTTCTTCCAGTATGCGACCGCATCATTATATTTTTCCCTGTAATACGACAGATTTCCCATGCAGATATATGCCTTGTAGTTCTTGGCATCAGCAGCCAGGATCTTGCTATAGGCTGCTTCGGCTTTGACATACATTCCCTTTCTGGTGTAAAGACCTCCAAGTCTGAAGAGCATTTCCACGTTGTTCGGGTCTTTTTCCAGAGCTTTTTCAATCTTGCTGATGGCAAGCACATCATTCCCCTGATACTCATAAAACTTGGCTCTGCTGTATAGATAATCGGAGGTTTCCTTCACATCCTGGTTGCATGAAGCCAGAATAAACAGTGTGGCAACCAAATACAGCAGAAGGATATATTTTTTCATCTGAAACTCCGTCCTGTTTTTTCTTTGTATCGGTATATTCAGGGAAGATTTAATTGGTCAAGCGGTATTTTTGAAGTGTTTTCTTTTTAATTTTCATTGCTTCCCATAGAATTGTTTCGGCAGGAAGAATGAAATTATACATTATTCTGATTTCAGGAATCTTTATCTTCGCAGAGGGATGCGGCACCAGGCAGGAAATCTCTATGCAACCCAAAGAGATCTTCCCGTCCGTTTCTAACGTTTCAACCCAGACCTCTGAAACCAGTCTCTCTCCAGCTTATGGAGATTCCCTGATTGAAATCTATCTATCAGACGCTGTCACTCTGAACCCAGTGTTAATCGCTGACGTTCCTTCCAGAAGAATTTCCCAGCTGATTTTCGGAAGCCTGGTGAAGGAAAGTCCATACTATGACATTCTTCCGGATCTTGCTGAAACCTGGGAAACACGGGCCGATGGAAGAGCCATTACTTTCCATCTGCGCGATGGAGTCAAATGGCAGGATGGTGTTCCTTTTTCTGCAGATGATGTCAAATTCACTTATGAAAAAATCATGGATCCCAAAACTCAGACCTATGTCAGGGATGATTTCACACTGGTGAGCACCGTTGAAGTGCTGGACAGGCTGACTCTGAGAGTAGAATATTCCGAACCATTCGCTCCAGCGCTCTGCGGCTGGACAATCGGCATCATACCAAAGCATCTTTATGCCAGTGAAGAGATCAACAGCTGCCGCTACAACAGGGCTCCGATAGGAACCGGTCCCTTCAGATTCGTGGAGTGGAAGCCTCAGGAGCAGATCATCCTGGAAGGAAATCAGGACTATTTCGGAGGCCGTCCATACCTCAACCGATATATCTGCAAAAACATCCCTGACCCTTCCATGGCTTTTCTCTGCCTGTTGCGCGGGGAAGCGGACATGATGGAACTGACTCCTGACCAGTATGTGAAAAAGGCCAATACCGGTGATTTTTTAAGCAGATTCAATGTCTACCGCTATCCCTCTACTTTATATACCTATCTCGGATTCAATCTGACCAATCCGCTGTTTTCCGACAAGTCTGTCCGCCAAGCACTTACGATGGCCGCTGACAGGCAGGCGATCATAGATAATGTCCTCTATGGCATGGGAATGGTTCTTTCAGGTCCCTTTCCTCCTTCTTTCTGGGCTTACGACAATACGGTCAAGCCTCTTCCCTTTGACATTGAAAAATCAAGGGCATTGCTTTCAGAGGCAGGGTGGAAAGATCTGGATGGAGATGGAATTCTGGAGCGCGGGGGTAAAAAGTTCGATTTCGAGCTGGTCACAAACAACGGCAATGAAATGCGCAGACTGGCCGCCAGTCTGATCCGGGATGACTGGAAGAAAATCGGCGTGAATGTACGCCTGAAATTCGTGGAATGGGGCGTGCTGATGGATGTCTGCGATTACAAGTCCTTCGATGCACTGATCATGGGCTGGTCACACCGGACTGATCCTGATCCGTTCAGCCGTTTTCATTCCTCAGTGATCCCTGACAAAGCGAGGGGATTCGTAGCCGACAATTTCTGCTCATATATTAACCCTGCAGCAGACAAGCTGATGGTGGAAGGCAGAACCACCTTTGAGCTTGAAAAACGCAGGAAAATCTACCATGAATTTCACCGGATCATCAGCGAAGACCAGCCTTATGTCTTCCTTTTTTCGCAGGATACCATCATCGCGGTTTCCAACAGAGTGATGGGAATCGAAGTGGCACCCGCTGGAATCAGATACAACATCCAGGGATGGTATGTTCCAAAACAGTTTCAGAAGTATTGACCTCCTTTTTGCTTACCTGCCCTGAATCTGTTAAGCTGTTTTGCGAGGCGGGAATGAATAGATTATTCATAATTCTGGCAATTTTTGTTTATTTTTTAATCGGGTGTTCCAAAGATGTACCACCCTCTAACCCACAACCTCAACTGCCTCCTCCAATTGAGCAGACTGTCGAAGTCAAGGAAGACACTATTTCCCTGTCTCCGGAATACGGTGACACGCTAGTCCGGGCTACTTTTGCTGATGCGGTAATCCTGAATCCGATCCTGACTCCAGACGTTCCGTCCGGAGTGATTACCGACCTCGTTTTCAATGGTCTTCTCCGTGAAAATGAAAACCTCGAACTGGAACCGGATCTGGCAGAAAAATACATTGTCAGCAAGGATGGACTTGAGCTCGATTTTGTGCTGAAAAAGGGCGTGCGCTGGCACGACGGTGTTGAATTCACGGCTGAAGACGTCAAATTCACCTATGATAAAATCATGGATCCAAAAACCCAGACTTATGACAGGGAAAGCTTTGCATTGGTAAAAACCCTGGAAGTAATAGATCCCTATCGCGTGAAAGTTATTTATTCCAAACCTTTTGCCCCGGCTCTCTATGCCTGGGAGGAAGGCATAATTCCCAAGCATATCTATGAAAAAGATGATATCAACACCAGTAAATACAATCGCTGTCCGGTCGGTACTGGTCCATTCAAATTCGTGGAATGGTCTCCTCACGAGCAGATCCTGCTGGAAACCAACAAGGATTATTTCGCGGGAAGGACATATCTGGACCGTTTTATTTTCAAAGTGATTCCTGACCCCACGATGTGCTTTCTTTCCCTTCTCAAAGGTGAGGCTGACATGATGCCTCTGACTCCTGACCAGTATAAGAAACAGGCTCAGTCTGCTGAGTTTCTTGACAAATTCGATGTCTACCGTTACCCGAGTGACGCCTATAGCTACCTTGGATTCAACCTCACCAAGCCCATTTTCCAGGATCAGCGCGTGCGCCAGGCTCTCTCTTACGCCACAGATAAGAAATTGATCATCGACGATATCCTGTACGGCTATGGCCAGGCAACCAGCGGCCCGTTTATCCCTTCATCCTGGGCCTATGATAAAAGCATTGCACCCTATCCGTTTGACCAGGAGAAGGCCAGGAAACTGCTGACTGAAGCGGGCTGGACAGACAGGGACGGGGACGGCATACTGGAACTGAATGACCAGAAGTTCATCGTCACCATCACGACCAATAAGGGCAATGAGACCAGGAAGCTTGCAGGGAGCCTGATCCAGAGCCTCTGGGAAAAAGTCGGGATCAAAGTCAACCTGGAGATCGTGGAATGGGGAGTCTTCAACGACCTGCTCGACTATAAAAAATTCGATATCGCCTTCCTGGGCTGGGGCGACCTGACCGGAGATCCTGACCCGTATTCCATGTGGCATTCTTCGGCAATCACAGATAAGGAAAAAGGCAAGGTAGGCGACAATTTCACCTCATACAGCAATCCGGAAGTCGACAAACTCCTGGAAGAG is a genomic window containing:
- a CDS encoding peptide-binding protein; the encoded protein is MNRLFIILAIFVYFLIGCSKDVPPSNPQPQLPPPIEQTVEVKEDTISLSPEYGDTLVRATFADAVILNPILTPDVPSGVITDLVFNGLLRENENLELEPDLAEKYIVSKDGLELDFVLKKGVRWHDGVEFTAEDVKFTYDKIMDPKTQTYDRESFALVKTLEVIDPYRVKVIYSKPFAPALYAWEEGIIPKHIYEKDDINTSKYNRCPVGTGPFKFVEWSPHEQILLETNKDYFAGRTYLDRFIFKVIPDPTMCFLSLLKGEADMMPLTPDQYKKQAQSAEFLDKFDVYRYPSDAYSYLGFNLTKPIFQDQRVRQALSYATDKKLIIDDILYGYGQATSGPFIPSSWAYDKSIAPYPFDQEKARKLLTEAGWTDRDGDGILELNDQKFIVTITTNKGNETRKLAGSLIQSLWEKVGIKVNLEIVEWGVFNDLLDYKKFDIAFLGWGDLTGDPDPYSMWHSSAITDKEKGKVGDNFTSYSNPEVDKLLEEGRTTFDLEKRKQIYHKFHAIIATEQPYIFLFVADNIYALDKRIHGITVAPAGITYNLEKWYVPKGMQKY
- a CDS encoding tetratricopeptide repeat protein, with product MKKYILLLYLVATLFILASCNQDVKETSDYLYSRAKFYEYQGNDVLAISKIEKALEKDPNNVEMLFRLGGLYTRKGMYVKAEAAYSKILAADAKNYKAYICMGNLSYYREKYNDAVAYWKKAVEINPDLKREYITDYDSIGMNVVMQPYSVVENDKWKEDAGVTKIDSTMSRAYGVLGEMYFNRGLYDEAVKEWERVIKMAPGSFESKQAEENIKEAKKRIKK
- a CDS encoding peptide-binding protein; translation: MKLYIILISGIFIFAEGCGTRQEISMQPKEIFPSVSNVSTQTSETSLSPAYGDSLIEIYLSDAVTLNPVLIADVPSRRISQLIFGSLVKESPYYDILPDLAETWETRADGRAITFHLRDGVKWQDGVPFSADDVKFTYEKIMDPKTQTYVRDDFTLVSTVEVLDRLTLRVEYSEPFAPALCGWTIGIIPKHLYASEEINSCRYNRAPIGTGPFRFVEWKPQEQIILEGNQDYFGGRPYLNRYICKNIPDPSMAFLCLLRGEADMMELTPDQYVKKANTGDFLSRFNVYRYPSTLYTYLGFNLTNPLFSDKSVRQALTMAADRQAIIDNVLYGMGMVLSGPFPPSFWAYDNTVKPLPFDIEKSRALLSEAGWKDLDGDGILERGGKKFDFELVTNNGNEMRRLAASLIRDDWKKIGVNVRLKFVEWGVLMDVCDYKSFDALIMGWSHRTDPDPFSRFHSSVIPDKARGFVADNFCSYINPAADKLMVEGRTTFELEKRRKIYHEFHRIISEDQPYVFLFSQDTIIAVSNRVMGIEVAPAGIRYNIQGWYVPKQFQKY